One segment of Primulina tabacum isolate GXHZ01 chromosome 6, ASM2559414v2, whole genome shotgun sequence DNA contains the following:
- the LOC142548996 gene encoding DEAD-box ATP-dependent RNA helicase 36, producing MEGDIEVDKNFPLFHRRKSGGAAKISRPPKPSSPVTAATIEAPKSFEKELNPDPTPAHVTFSDLGLAEWAVKTCKELGMKRPTPVQQHCVPKILSGQDVMGLAQTGSGKTAAFALPILHRLAEDPYGVFALVVTPTRELAYQLAEQFRAFGSGLGLRVAVVVGGMDMINQAQALIQRPHVVIATPGRIKVLIEQNPDDIPAVFSKAKFLVLDEADRVLGVNFEAELRVIFQCLPKNRQTLLFSATMTSNLQTLLELSANKAYFYAAYEGLKTVESLRQQYIFIPKNVKDVYLLHVLKKMEEMSVRSAIIFVSTCRSCELLSLLLEQLEFEVAALHSFKSQSSRLSALHKFKSGRVPLLIATDIANRGLDIPTVDLVLNYDVPRYPEDYVHRVGRTARAGRGGLALSFITQNDVDLVQEIEAVIGKQLEKFGCEEKEVLEDNITKVYKARRVATMRMMDDGFDEKAKERKAQKLKSLAEKGLLKKKKKSKKRRREKPSQDLANIRMD from the exons ATGGAGGGAGACATCGAGGTGGACAAGAATTTCCCCTTATTTCACCGGAGAAAATCTGGCGGCGCCGCCAAAATATCACGACCTCCCAAACCCTCCTCGCCGGTTACCGCCGCCACAATTGAAGCACCAAAATCGTTCGAAAAAGAGTTAAACCCTGACCCAACTCCTGCCCACGTCACCTTCTCGGACCTTGGCCTCGCCGAATGGGCTGTCAAGACCTGCAAGGAGCTGGGCATGAAGCGGCCTACTCCAGTCCAGCAGCATTGTGTTCCAAAAATCCTATCTGGCCAGGACGTCATGGGCCTTGCCCAGACCGGTAGCGGCAAGACGGCGGCTTTTGCGCTCCCGATTCTCCATCGTCTCGCCGAGGATCCATACGGGGTTTTCGCTCTGGTGGTGACTCCGACTCGGGAACTGGCGTACCAGTTGGCGGAGCAGTTCAGAGCCTTCGGTTCAGGTTTGGGCCTCCGAGTGGCGGTGGTTGTGGGTGGCATGGATATGATAAACCAGGCCCAAGCCCTAATCCAGAGACCTCATGTGGTGATTGCTACTCCTGGCAGGATTAAGGTTCTCATTGAGCAAAATCCTGATGATATCCCTGCTGTTTTCTCCAAAGCCAAG TTTCTAGTTTTGGATGAAGCAGACAGGGTTTTGGGTGTTAACTTTGAAGCGGAATTGAGAGTTATTTTCCAGTGCTTGCCAAAGAATCGACAAACTTTACTATTTTCGGCTACCATGACGAGTAATTTGCAAACACTGCTTGAGCTTTCCGCAAATAAGGCATATTTTTATGCTGCATATGAAGGGTTGAAGACTGTAGAATCTCTGAGACAGCAGTATATTTTTATTCCAAAGAATGTAAAGGATGTTTATTTGCTCCACGTACTAAAAAAAATGGAAGAAATGAGTGTTCGATCTGCCATAATTTTTGTCTCCACCTGCAG GAGTTGTGAGCTTCTGAGTTTATTGCTGGAACAGCTTGAATTTGAAGTTGCAGCATTGCACTCTTTCAAATCCCAATCTTCAAGGCTTTCTGCATTGCATAAATTTAAATCTGGTCGGGTCCCTTTATTAATAGCAACTGATATAGCCAATCGCGGTTTGGATATTCCCACTGTAGATTTAGTCCTAAATTACGATGTTCCCAG ATATCCAGAAGATTACGTTCACCGAGTTGGGCGTACTGCCAGAGCAGGGAGAGGAGGCCTGGCTCTTAGCTTTATCACCCAG AATGATGTAGATCTTGTGCAGGAAATAGAAGCTGTTATAGGAAAACAGTTGGAGAAGTTTGGGTGCGAAGAAAAGGAAGTGCTTGAGGATAATATCACAAAG GTCTACAAGGCTAGACGGGTTGCAACAATGAGAATGATGGATGATGGCTTTGATGAAAAAGCCAAAGAGCGAAAAGCTCAGAAGTTAAAGTCATTAGCAGAGAAAGGCctattgaagaagaagaagaagagcaagaaaagaagaagagaaaagCCGAGTCAAGATTTAGCCAACATTAGAATGGACTAG